A window of Plasmodium malariae genome assembly, chromosome: 12 genomic DNA:
AAAATggttaagaaatatataatgctGTTTGCTATAATTAATACTACTATGATTACAATCACAATCACTATCACTATCACAATCACTATCACTATCACTATCACTGtcaatgttattattattattattattattattattattaattttattttaatttttatttttttaattttattttatttatttttttttttttttctcctttttggAACAATTTTACACTTCAATTATGGTCCTCTATTTTAACGTAGGTTGTGAAaataacttttataaaacaaTGAGAGGCAATCATTACAGCGATAGAACATATTGCAAACTGTGTGAATGTAAAAACCCCATTACAGGTACTTTTGAAACCTTCTCATGTGTTTAACTCGATTCATGagatttttatacatatatgcgtaaatatatcatatatatgatatgtaTTACACATAAGTGTATGTAAAAATGcactaaaatttttttaccaaatatagcaaaataaaaaatatagctaAAAGATACTTGTAGTGCTTTTCGCCATTAATTCACAGCAATAATTTAttgtacataataatttttttaaacatttcatattttatgataGGATGTGGATGGGTAGCTGAAAAGtatgaaaaagtaaaatgtaCAAGTTGTACCTTTATAAAACACGCTTCCGCCAGGTATTCcttaaatacatacatacatacataaataaataaacatatatacatatatatatattcccaATAGTATAGTACATATGCCCATTTAATCCTTTTGTAATCACgcatattctttatatatatcctctacgtagaataaaatattttgatat
This region includes:
- the PmUG01_12069400 gene encoding conserved Plasmodium protein, unknown function, which translates into the protein MKRVIIFVLATIFCVIRHHVGHCQMCTTDICEKCCHPTQNGCENNFYKTMRGNHYSDRTYCKLCECKNPITGCGWVAEKYEKVKCTSCTFIKHASARIKYFDICGCGYELKKGLLLTSS